One Leclercia pneumoniae genomic region harbors:
- the barA gene encoding two-component sensor histidine kinase BarA yields the protein MTNYSLRARMMILILAPTVLIGLLLSIFFVVHRYHDLQRQLEDAGASIIEPLAVSSEYGMNLQNRESIGQLISVLHRRHSEIVRAISVYDEHNRLFVTSNFHLDPGTLKIPDNTPFPRRLSVVRRGDTMILRTPIISESYSPDESAVSDAKTSSNMLGYVALELDLKSVRLQQYKEIFISSVMMLFCIGIALIFGWRLMRDVTSPIRNMVNTVDRIRRGQLDSRVEGFMLGELDMLKNGINSMAMSLAAYHEEMQHNVDQATSDLRETLEQMEIQNVELDLAKKRAQEAARIKSEFLANMSHELRTPLNGVIGFTRLTLKTELNPTQRDHLHTIERSANNLLTIINDVLDFSKLEAGKLILESIPFPLRNTLDEVVTLLAHSSHDKGLELTLNIKNDVPDNVIGDPLRLQQVITNLVGNAIKFTESGNIDVLVEKRALSNTKVQIEVQIRDTGIGIPERDQSRLFQAFRQADASISRRHGGTGLGLVITQKLVKEMGGDISFHSQPNRGSTFWFHINLDLNPNVVTDGPVMDCLRGKRLAYVEPNTAAAQSTLDVLSITPLEVIYSPTFSALPEDHYDILLMGIPVTITGELTMQQERLAKAASMTDYLLLALPCHAQINAEELKHDGAAACLLKPLTSTRLLPALTEYCRLNHYAVPLVNDESKLSMTVMAVDDNPANLKLIGVLLEDQVQHIELCESGAKAVERARQMQFDLILMDIQMPDMDGIRACELIRQLPHQQQTPVIAVTAHAMAGQKEKLLGAGMNDYLAKPIDEEKLHSLLLRYKPGPTTTSWIAPPESPEPAINNNATFDWQLALRQAAGKPDLAREMLQMLIAFLPEIRNKVEEQLVGENPPDLLEAIHKLHGSCGYSGVPRLKNLCQLLEQQLRSGTPESELEPEFLELLDEMDNVTREATKILVL from the coding sequence ATGACCAACTACAGCCTGCGTGCGCGCATGATGATTTTGATCCTCGCCCCGACCGTTCTCATCGGTTTGCTTCTGAGCATCTTCTTTGTTGTGCACCGCTATCATGACCTGCAGCGTCAGCTGGAAGACGCAGGAGCCAGCATTATCGAACCGCTGGCCGTCTCCAGTGAATACGGTATGAACTTGCAAAATCGCGAGTCAATCGGCCAGCTTATTAGCGTGTTACACCGGCGTCATTCGGAGATCGTGCGAGCCATTTCCGTCTATGACGAACATAACCGTCTGTTCGTGACCTCAAATTTCCACCTTGATCCTGGCACGCTGAAAATCCCGGATAACACGCCGTTTCCCCGCAGGCTGAGCGTGGTGCGCCGTGGCGATACTATGATTTTACGTACCCCGATTATCTCCGAAAGCTATTCGCCTGATGAATCCGCCGTATCGGATGCGAAAACCAGCAGTAATATGCTGGGATATGTGGCGCTGGAGTTGGATCTTAAGTCCGTGCGGCTCCAGCAGTACAAAGAAATTTTCATCTCCTCGGTGATGATGCTCTTCTGTATCGGTATCGCCCTGATCTTTGGCTGGCGCCTGATGCGCGACGTGACCAGCCCTATCCGCAACATGGTGAACACCGTTGACCGTATTCGTCGGGGTCAGCTTGATAGCCGCGTTGAAGGATTTATGCTCGGCGAACTGGATATGTTGAAAAACGGCATCAACTCCATGGCGATGTCGCTGGCTGCCTACCACGAGGAGATGCAGCACAACGTTGACCAGGCCACCTCTGATTTACGTGAAACCCTGGAGCAGATGGAGATCCAGAACGTCGAGCTGGATCTGGCCAAAAAGCGTGCCCAGGAGGCGGCGCGCATTAAATCTGAGTTCCTGGCCAATATGTCGCACGAGCTGCGTACGCCACTGAATGGCGTGATTGGCTTTACCCGCCTGACGCTGAAAACGGAGCTTAATCCAACCCAGCGCGATCATCTGCATACCATCGAGCGTTCGGCGAATAACCTGCTGACTATCATTAACGATGTGCTCGACTTCTCGAAGCTGGAAGCGGGCAAGCTGATTCTGGAGAGTATCCCCTTCCCGCTGCGTAACACGCTGGATGAAGTGGTCACGCTACTGGCCCACTCCTCCCATGACAAGGGGCTGGAGTTAACGCTTAACATCAAGAATGATGTGCCGGACAACGTGATTGGCGACCCACTGCGCCTACAGCAGGTGATCACGAATCTGGTGGGCAATGCCATTAAATTTACCGAAAGCGGCAATATCGACGTCCTGGTGGAGAAACGCGCGCTCAGTAACACTAAAGTGCAGATTGAAGTACAGATCCGCGACACCGGCATTGGCATTCCTGAGCGCGATCAGTCCCGGCTGTTCCAGGCATTTCGTCAGGCGGATGCCAGCATCTCGCGGCGCCATGGCGGTACCGGGCTGGGTCTGGTCATCACCCAGAAGCTGGTGAAAGAGATGGGTGGGGATATCTCCTTCCACAGTCAGCCGAACCGGGGCTCCACCTTCTGGTTCCATATCAATCTCGATCTTAACCCCAACGTGGTGACCGATGGCCCGGTCATGGACTGCCTGCGGGGCAAGCGGCTGGCTTACGTTGAGCCGAATACCGCCGCGGCTCAGAGCACGCTGGATGTGCTCAGCATCACCCCGCTGGAGGTGATTTACAGCCCGACCTTCTCGGCGCTGCCGGAAGACCATTACGATATTCTGCTGATGGGGATCCCGGTGACCATTACCGGGGAACTGACCATGCAGCAGGAGCGGCTGGCAAAAGCTGCGTCCATGACCGATTACCTGCTGTTAGCTCTCCCCTGCCACGCCCAGATTAACGCCGAAGAGCTGAAGCATGACGGCGCCGCGGCCTGTCTGTTAAAACCCCTCACCTCCACGCGCCTGTTGCCAGCACTCACTGAATATTGTCGTCTGAATCACTATGCCGTGCCGCTGGTGAACGATGAGAGCAAGCTGTCGATGACGGTGATGGCGGTGGACGATAACCCGGCAAACCTGAAGCTCATTGGCGTACTGCTGGAAGATCAGGTACAGCATATTGAACTGTGCGAAAGCGGGGCAAAAGCGGTGGAGCGCGCCCGGCAGATGCAGTTTGATCTGATTCTGATGGATATTCAGATGCCCGACATGGATGGCATCCGCGCCTGCGAACTGATTCGCCAACTGCCGCACCAGCAGCAAACGCCGGTGATTGCCGTTACGGCGCACGCGATGGCCGGGCAGAAGGAGAAGCTGCTCGGCGCAGGCATGAATGACTATCTGGCCAAGCCGATCGATGAAGAGAAGCTGCATAGCCTGCTGCTGCGCTACAAACCCGGCCCGACAACCACCAGCTGGATTGCCCCGCCTGAAAGCCCGGAGCCGGCGATAAACAATAACGCTACCTTCGACTGGCAGCTGGCATTACGCCAGGCGGCGGGGAAACCGGATCTCGCCAGGGAGATGCTGCAAATGCTGATCGCTTTCCTGCCGGAAATTCGCAACAAGGTGGAAGAACAACTGGTTGGAGAAAATCCGCCGGATCTGCTTGAAGCCATCCATAAGCTGCATGGCAGCTGCGGCTATAGCGGCGTACCGCGTCTGAAAAATCTCTGTCAGCTACTGGAACAGCAATTACGTTCCGGCACCCCGGAAAGCGAGCTGGAGCCTGAGTTTCTGGAACTGCTGGATGAGATGGATAACGTCACGCGGGAAGCCACCAAAATTCTGGTGTTGTAA
- a CDS encoding glycerate kinase, translating into MKIVIAPDSYKESLSALAVATAIEQGFCEIFPTAEYVKLPVADGGEGTVEAMVAATQGEIVHVRVTGPLGESVEGFYGRSGDKESAFIEMAAASGLELVAPSQRNPLKTTSWGTGELIRHALDAGVNHIIIGIGGSATNDGGAGMVQALGAKLLNAQGEPIGPGGEALENISRIDISGLDKRLAGCRIDVACDVTNLLTGKEGATAVFGPQKGATPEMIARLDKALEHYAQVIARDLDVDVLSLEGGGAAGGMGAALYAFCGAHLRQGIEIVTDALDLDRQVADADLVITGEGRIDSQTIHGKVPVGVAKIAKRYNKPVIGIAGSLTADVGVVHDHGLDAVFSVLYTICTLEEALENASENVRMTARNVAAAVKVGMGA; encoded by the coding sequence ATGAAAATAGTGATTGCACCGGACTCATACAAAGAAAGTTTGAGTGCTCTGGCAGTCGCAACGGCGATTGAGCAAGGTTTTTGCGAGATTTTTCCCACGGCAGAGTACGTCAAACTGCCGGTTGCTGATGGCGGTGAAGGCACCGTCGAAGCAATGGTGGCCGCCACTCAGGGCGAAATTGTTCACGTGCGCGTAACCGGGCCGCTGGGCGAAAGCGTTGAGGGGTTTTATGGCCGCTCGGGTGACAAAGAGAGCGCCTTTATTGAAATGGCTGCGGCGAGCGGCCTTGAACTGGTTGCCCCTTCTCAACGTAATCCACTCAAAACCACCTCCTGGGGAACCGGAGAGCTGATCCGCCACGCGCTGGATGCGGGCGTTAACCATATCATTATCGGCATCGGCGGCAGCGCAACCAACGACGGCGGTGCCGGTATGGTGCAGGCGCTGGGGGCGAAACTTCTTAACGCGCAGGGTGAGCCAATTGGCCCCGGCGGCGAGGCGCTGGAGAACATTTCACGCATTGATATTAGCGGTCTGGATAAACGGCTGGCCGGGTGCCGCATTGATGTGGCCTGTGACGTGACCAATCTGCTCACCGGCAAGGAGGGGGCTACCGCCGTCTTTGGCCCACAAAAAGGGGCGACCCCTGAGATGATCGCGCGGCTGGATAAGGCGCTGGAACACTATGCGCAGGTGATCGCCCGGGATCTCGACGTTGATGTACTCAGCCTCGAAGGCGGGGGGGCTGCGGGGGGGATGGGTGCCGCACTCTACGCGTTCTGTGGTGCGCACCTGCGCCAGGGAATTGAGATCGTGACCGACGCGCTAGATCTTGATCGGCAGGTAGCCGATGCGGATCTGGTGATCACCGGTGAAGGGCGCATCGACAGCCAGACCATTCACGGCAAAGTGCCCGTCGGCGTGGCGAAAATCGCTAAACGTTACAACAAGCCGGTTATCGGCATCGCCGGCAGCCTGACTGCCGACGTGGGCGTAGTACATGACCACGGACTGGATGCCGTCTTTAGCGTCCTCTATACCATCTGCACGCTGGAAGAGGCGCTGGAAAACGCCAGCGAGAACGTTCGCATGACGGCCCGCAACGTTGCGGCGGCAGTGAAAGTGGGAATGGGAGCCTGA